One Paraburkholderia aromaticivorans genomic region harbors:
- the ffh gene encoding signal recognition particle protein, protein MLDNLTQRMARVVKTLRGEARLTEANTQEMLREVRLALLEADVALPVVREFIAKVKEKALGEEVISSLSPGQALVAVVQRELTAIIGGDYEGKAVELNLAVTPPAVILMAGLQGAGKTTTVGKLAKLLREKYKKKVLTVSCDVYRPAAIAQLKTVTEQVGADFFPSEPDQKPVDIARAAVDWAKRHYHDVLLVDTAGRLGIDEVMMQEITALHSTLKPAETLFVVDAMLGQDAVNTAKAFSDALPLTGVVLTKLDGDSRGGAALSVRHVTGKPIKFVGVAEKLDGLEVFYPDRMANRILGMGDILALVEEAQRGVDVQAAQKLADKVKKGGDFDLNDFRAQLTQMKGMGGLSSLMDKLPAQFQQAAAGANMSQAEKQMRRMEGIINSMTPQERAKPDLIKATRKRRIAAGAGVQVQEVNRMLNQYDQMRTMMKKLKGGNLQKMMRGMKGMLPGMR, encoded by the coding sequence ATGCTCGACAATCTGACTCAACGGATGGCGCGCGTCGTCAAGACGCTGCGCGGCGAAGCCCGGCTCACCGAGGCGAACACCCAGGAAATGCTGCGCGAGGTGCGTCTTGCGCTGCTCGAGGCCGACGTGGCGCTGCCCGTCGTGCGCGAGTTCATCGCCAAGGTGAAGGAAAAGGCGCTCGGCGAGGAAGTCATCAGCAGCCTCTCGCCGGGCCAGGCGCTGGTCGCCGTGGTGCAGCGCGAGCTGACCGCGATCATCGGCGGCGACTACGAAGGCAAGGCGGTCGAGCTCAACCTCGCCGTCACGCCGCCGGCCGTCATCCTGATGGCGGGCCTGCAGGGCGCCGGTAAGACGACCACCGTCGGCAAGCTCGCCAAGCTGCTGCGCGAGAAGTACAAGAAAAAAGTACTGACCGTGTCGTGCGACGTTTACCGCCCTGCCGCTATCGCGCAGTTGAAGACGGTGACCGAGCAGGTCGGCGCGGATTTCTTCCCGTCGGAACCGGATCAGAAACCGGTCGACATCGCGCGTGCCGCCGTAGATTGGGCCAAGCGCCACTATCACGACGTGCTGCTGGTCGACACGGCCGGTCGTCTCGGTATCGACGAAGTGATGATGCAGGAAATCACCGCGCTGCACAGCACGCTGAAGCCGGCGGAAACGCTGTTCGTGGTCGACGCGATGCTCGGCCAGGACGCGGTGAACACCGCCAAGGCGTTTAGCGACGCGCTGCCGCTGACCGGCGTGGTCCTCACCAAGCTCGACGGCGACTCGCGCGGTGGCGCGGCGCTCTCCGTGCGTCATGTCACCGGCAAGCCGATCAAGTTCGTCGGCGTCGCGGAAAAGCTCGACGGCCTCGAAGTCTTCTACCCGGATCGCATGGCGAACCGGATTCTCGGCATGGGCGACATTCTCGCCCTCGTCGAAGAAGCGCAACGCGGTGTGGACGTGCAGGCCGCGCAGAAGCTCGCCGACAAGGTCAAGAAGGGCGGCGACTTCGATCTGAACGATTTCCGCGCGCAGCTGACGCAAATGAAGGGCATGGGCGGCCTGTCGTCGCTGATGGACAAACTGCCCGCGCAATTCCAGCAGGCCGCTGCCGGCGCCAACATGAGCCAAGCCGAAAAGCAGATGCGCCGCATGGAAGGCATCATCAATTCCATGACGCCGCAGGAGCGTGCCAAGCCCGATCTGATCAAGGCCACGCGCAAGCGCCGCATTGCCGCGGGCGCGGGCGTGCAGGTGCAGGAAGTCAACCGCATGCTGAATCAGTACGACCAGATGCGCACCATGATGAAAAAGCTCAAGGGCGGCAATCTGCAAAAGATGATGCGCGGCATGAAGGGCATGTTGCCCGGCATGCGCTAA
- a CDS encoding hypoxanthine-guanine phosphoribosyltransferase has translation MNREEALHIFSHSEEIVSADDVNASISGMATAIRNEMSEDFPLVLSVMGGAAVFTGMLLPHLDFPLEFDYIHLTRYRNTTKGGNEMQWRVAPAESVKDRVVLVLDDILDEGETMAAIRDRILAMGAKRFLSAVLCEKIIPKAKPLRPDYCGFEVPDRYVFGCGMDAKGYWRNLPTIRALTEGA, from the coding sequence ATGAACCGCGAAGAAGCTCTCCACATTTTTAGCCACTCCGAAGAAATCGTTTCGGCCGACGACGTGAACGCGTCGATCAGCGGCATGGCAACCGCCATCCGCAATGAGATGAGCGAGGACTTCCCGCTCGTGCTGTCGGTCATGGGCGGCGCGGCGGTGTTCACCGGCATGCTGCTGCCGCACCTCGATTTCCCGCTCGAATTCGACTACATCCACCTGACCCGCTACCGAAACACCACCAAGGGCGGCAACGAGATGCAGTGGCGCGTGGCGCCGGCGGAGTCGGTGAAGGATCGCGTCGTGCTGGTGCTCGACGATATCCTCGACGAAGGCGAGACGATGGCCGCGATCCGCGACCGTATTCTCGCGATGGGCGCGAAGCGCTTCCTGAGCGCGGTGCTGTGCGAGAAGATCATTCCGAAAGCCAAACCGCTGCGTCCGGATTATTGCGGGTTCGAAGTGCCGGACCGTTACGTGTTCGGCTGCGGCATGGATGCGAAGGGTTACTGGCGCAACCTGCCCACGATTCGCGCGCTGACTGAAGGCGCTTGA
- a CDS encoding MarC family protein yields MEYTFLSATVLLILITDPLGNIPLFISCLRGVSPKRRTIVILREVAIAFAILLIFMVVGDGFLRMMSLTDQSLRIGGGIVLFLIALRMVFPHPDGPFGGDTRGGEPLIVPLAIPALAGPSALATVMLLTSQAPGKMFEWIGALTVTMVVCAIVLMLAERIQAWLGERAMMAFERLMGLVLVAISVEMMLGGIRSFVHQL; encoded by the coding sequence GTGGAGTACACCTTCCTGTCTGCGACCGTCCTGCTGATTCTGATCACCGATCCGCTCGGCAACATTCCGCTCTTCATCAGTTGTCTGCGCGGTGTGTCGCCGAAGCGGCGCACGATCGTCATTCTCCGCGAGGTGGCGATCGCGTTTGCGATCCTGCTGATCTTCATGGTGGTCGGCGACGGTTTTCTGCGCATGATGAGCCTGACCGACCAGTCGTTGCGTATCGGCGGCGGGATCGTGCTGTTTCTCATCGCGCTCAGAATGGTGTTTCCGCATCCGGACGGTCCCTTCGGCGGCGACACGCGCGGCGGCGAACCGTTGATCGTGCCGCTCGCCATTCCGGCGCTGGCGGGTCCGTCGGCGCTGGCTACCGTGATGCTGCTGACGTCGCAGGCGCCCGGCAAGATGTTCGAGTGGATCGGCGCGCTGACTGTCACGATGGTCGTCTGCGCGATCGTGCTGATGCTGGCCGAGCGCATTCAGGCGTGGCTGGGCGAGCGCGCAATGATGGCGTTCGAACGGCTGATGGGCCTCGTGCTGGTGGCGATTTCAGTGGAGATGATGCTTGGCGGGATCAGGTCGTTCGTACATCAACTGTGA
- a CDS encoding proline--tRNA ligase, protein MKASRFFIGTLKEAPADAEIVSHKLMVRAGMIRRVAGGIYNYLPVGLRSIRKVEAIVREEMNRAGGIELLMPAVQPAELWQESGRWEKYGPELLRFKDRRQSDFVIGPTHEEVVTDIARNQIKSYRQLPVNFYQIQTKFRDEIRPRFGVMRGREFIMKDAYSFDKDMDGLRESYRKMYDAYVRIFTRLGLDFRAVAADNGSIGGSGSHEFHVIAETGEDAIAYCPTSEFAANVEAAEALPLYAERAAPAEEMKKTATPGKAKCEAVAELLNIPLERTIKSIILATENEGAEPTIWLLMLRGDHDLNEIKASKLPGLVDFRMATEAEIIETFGTPPGYLGPIDTKKPIKVVADRTVANMSDFVVGSNEVDYHTTGVNWGRDLPEPVVADIRNVQKGDPSPDGKGVIDICRGIEVGHVFQLGTKYSEAMNATCLDETGKPRPMEMGCYGIGVTRILGAAIEQNFDDKGIIWPESIAPFEVVLCPMGYDRSEAVREQADKLYAALVEAGIDVILDDRGERPGVMFADWELIGVPHRLVIGDRGLKEGKLEYQGRRDAEATLLPVEDAAQTVIGKVRAALAR, encoded by the coding sequence ATGAAAGCTTCCCGTTTCTTTATCGGTACCCTCAAAGAAGCTCCCGCTGACGCAGAGATCGTCAGCCACAAGCTCATGGTGCGCGCCGGCATGATCCGGCGCGTCGCCGGCGGTATCTATAACTACCTGCCGGTCGGCCTGCGTTCGATCCGCAAGGTGGAAGCCATCGTGCGTGAAGAAATGAACCGGGCGGGCGGCATTGAGTTGCTGATGCCGGCGGTGCAGCCGGCCGAGTTGTGGCAGGAATCGGGCCGCTGGGAAAAATACGGTCCCGAGCTGCTGCGCTTCAAGGATCGCAGGCAGTCCGATTTCGTGATCGGACCGACCCACGAAGAAGTGGTTACTGATATTGCGCGCAATCAGATCAAGAGCTATCGCCAGTTGCCGGTGAACTTCTACCAGATCCAGACCAAGTTCCGCGACGAGATCCGTCCGCGTTTCGGCGTGATGCGCGGCCGCGAATTCATCATGAAAGACGCGTACTCGTTCGACAAGGATATGGATGGCCTGCGCGAGTCGTATCGCAAGATGTACGACGCGTACGTGCGCATTTTCACGCGCCTCGGTCTGGACTTCCGCGCGGTGGCGGCGGACAACGGTTCGATCGGCGGCAGCGGCTCGCACGAATTCCACGTGATCGCCGAGACCGGCGAAGACGCGATCGCCTATTGCCCGACCTCCGAGTTCGCGGCGAACGTCGAAGCGGCCGAAGCGCTGCCGCTCTACGCGGAACGCGCGGCACCCGCCGAAGAGATGAAGAAGACCGCCACGCCGGGCAAGGCGAAGTGCGAGGCGGTGGCTGAGCTGCTGAACATTCCGCTCGAGCGCACGATCAAGTCGATCATCCTCGCCACCGAAAATGAAGGCGCCGAGCCGACCATCTGGTTGCTGATGCTGCGCGGCGACCACGATCTGAACGAGATCAAGGCGAGCAAGCTGCCGGGTCTGGTCGACTTCCGCATGGCGACCGAGGCTGAAATTATCGAAACCTTCGGTACGCCGCCGGGTTACCTCGGTCCGATCGACACGAAGAAGCCGATCAAGGTGGTCGCGGATCGCACGGTCGCGAACATGAGCGACTTCGTGGTCGGCTCGAACGAGGTGGATTACCACACCACCGGTGTGAACTGGGGCCGCGATCTGCCGGAACCGGTCGTCGCCGACATTCGCAACGTGCAGAAGGGCGACCCGTCGCCGGACGGCAAGGGCGTGATCGACATCTGCCGCGGTATCGAAGTGGGCCACGTGTTCCAGCTCGGCACCAAGTATTCCGAAGCGATGAACGCAACCTGCCTCGACGAAACCGGCAAGCCGCGGCCGATGGAAATGGGCTGCTACGGGATTGGCGTCACGCGTATCCTGGGCGCCGCGATCGAACAGAATTTCGACGACAAGGGCATCATCTGGCCGGAATCGATCGCGCCGTTCGAAGTCGTGCTGTGCCCGATGGGTTACGACCGCAGCGAAGCCGTGCGCGAGCAGGCCGACAAGCTGTATGCGGCACTGGTCGAAGCCGGCATCGACGTGATCCTCGACGACCGCGGCGAGCGCCCGGGCGTGATGTTCGCCGACTGGGAGCTGATCGGCGTGCCGCATCGTCTCGTGATCGGCGACCGTGGCCTGAAGGAAGGCAAGCTCGAATACCAGGGCCGCCGCGACGCTGAAGCGACGCTGCTGCCGGTCGAAGACGCCGCGCAAACGGTGATCGGGAAAGTTCGCGCAGCGTTGGCGCGCTAA
- a CDS encoding RNA pyrophosphohydrolase: MLDREGFRPNVGIILLNAHNEVFWGKRLREHSWQFPQGGIKYGETPVQAMYRELHEETGLLPEHVKVIGRTRDWLRYEVPDKFIKREVRGHYRGQKQIWFLLRMVGRDCDICLRATDHPEFDAWRWNEYWVPLDCVIEFKRDVYQLALTELSRFMRRAAPRAEKPGGHHGPRYPRIASSMESPPDSTVMTVTSVTTVSIETSLHVTIAADCGPGSGSTAEVDAAPEHEDESAGETAGSLFRPGVRN, encoded by the coding sequence ATGCTGGATCGTGAAGGCTTTCGCCCGAACGTCGGCATCATCCTCTTGAACGCGCACAACGAGGTGTTTTGGGGCAAACGGCTCCGTGAACATTCCTGGCAGTTTCCGCAAGGGGGCATCAAGTACGGAGAGACCCCCGTGCAAGCGATGTATCGGGAGTTACACGAAGAAACCGGGCTGCTTCCTGAGCACGTCAAGGTGATTGGTCGCACGCGCGACTGGTTGCGTTACGAGGTGCCTGACAAGTTCATCAAGCGCGAAGTACGCGGTCATTACCGCGGCCAGAAACAAATCTGGTTTTTGCTCCGGATGGTTGGACGCGATTGCGACATCTGCTTGCGCGCCACCGACCACCCTGAGTTCGATGCGTGGCGCTGGAACGAGTACTGGGTGCCGCTCGACTGTGTGATCGAGTTCAAGCGGGATGTATATCAGTTGGCGCTGACGGAGCTATCCCGTTTCATGCGCCGGGCTGCGCCGCGTGCGGAAAAACCTGGCGGGCACCATGGGCCGCGTTATCCCCGGATAGCGTCGTCAATGGAAAGTCCGCCGGATTCCACGGTAATGACGGTGACTTCTGTGACCACCGTCAGCATCGAAACATCGCTTCACGTAACGATCGCGGCCGATTGCGGTCCGGGGTCCGGCTCAACGGCAGAAGTCGACGCCGCGCCGGAACACGAAGACGAATCGGCAGGCGAAACGGCCGGCTCGCTGTTCCGCCCGGGCGTGCGCAATTAA
- a CDS encoding CNP1-like family protein produces the protein MKALALVVACVATGALLAGCSSAGKPTNKDDSAFTYLLDRQSNWVENKVDTLPPLPQESNLLPFEVSGNTPLQFAVDRNSLTVGTDGVVRFTVVVASPSGARNVIYEGIRCDTYEWRQYAGLNSDHDGWDTTVANDFTRIENGALNAYQAALYQDYLCANKIPMGNAASILENIRYKRTASSSIH, from the coding sequence TTGAAAGCACTTGCTCTCGTCGTGGCGTGCGTCGCCACCGGCGCCCTGCTGGCTGGTTGTTCGAGTGCCGGCAAACCTACTAATAAAGACGACAGCGCGTTTACCTATTTGCTGGACCGCCAGAGCAACTGGGTAGAGAACAAGGTCGACACTCTGCCGCCGCTGCCGCAAGAGTCGAATCTGCTGCCCTTCGAAGTGTCTGGCAATACGCCGCTGCAGTTCGCGGTCGACCGGAATTCCCTGACCGTGGGTACGGACGGAGTGGTTCGCTTTACCGTCGTCGTGGCAAGCCCGAGCGGCGCTCGTAACGTAATCTATGAAGGGATTCGCTGCGACACGTATGAATGGCGCCAGTATGCGGGCCTGAATTCTGATCACGACGGCTGGGATACAACCGTCGCGAACGACTTCACGCGCATCGAGAATGGCGCGCTGAACGCCTATCAGGCGGCGCTGTATCAGGACTACCTGTGCGCGAACAAGATACCCATGGGGAACGCGGCCTCGATTCTGGAGAACATCCGCTATAAGCGCACAGCGAGTTCGTCGATTCACTGA
- the proB gene encoding glutamate 5-kinase → MRSVIADSRRLVVKVGSSLVTNDGRGLDHAAIGRWAAQIAALRAQGKEVVLVSSGAIAEGMQRLGWTKRPREIDELQAAAAVGQMGLAQVYESRFAEHSIQTAQILLTHADLADRERYLNARSTLLTLLRLGVVPIINENDTVVTDEIKFGDNDTLGALVANLIEGDALVILTDQQGLFTADPRKDPTATLVQQADAGAPDLEAMAGGAGSSLGRGGMLTKILAAKRAAHSGANTVIASGREADVLSRLASGEAIGTQLIARTARMAARKQWMADHLQVRGHVVIDDGAVEKLTEGGKSLLPIGIVGVQGAFARGEVIACLSAAGREVARGLTNYSSAETKLIQRRPSGEIESVLGYMLEPELIHRDNLVLI, encoded by the coding sequence ATGCGTTCCGTCATCGCAGATTCACGGCGATTGGTAGTGAAAGTCGGTTCGAGCCTCGTCACGAATGACGGGCGCGGCCTCGATCATGCCGCTATCGGCCGCTGGGCCGCGCAGATTGCCGCGCTGCGCGCGCAAGGCAAGGAAGTGGTGCTCGTCAGTTCGGGCGCCATTGCCGAAGGAATGCAACGGCTCGGTTGGACCAAACGGCCACGCGAGATCGACGAACTGCAAGCGGCCGCGGCCGTCGGTCAAATGGGTCTCGCGCAGGTCTACGAAAGCCGCTTTGCCGAGCATTCCATTCAGACCGCGCAGATTCTGCTGACGCACGCCGATCTGGCCGATCGCGAACGCTATCTGAATGCGCGCTCCACACTGCTCACGCTTCTGCGCTTGGGTGTGGTGCCGATCATCAACGAGAACGACACGGTCGTCACCGACGAAATCAAATTCGGCGACAACGATACGTTGGGTGCGCTCGTCGCGAACCTGATCGAAGGCGACGCACTCGTCATCCTCACTGATCAGCAAGGGCTTTTCACCGCCGACCCACGCAAGGATCCGACTGCCACGCTGGTCCAGCAAGCCGATGCCGGCGCGCCGGATCTCGAAGCGATGGCGGGCGGCGCGGGTTCGAGTCTCGGTCGTGGCGGCATGCTGACCAAGATTCTCGCCGCCAAGCGCGCGGCGCACAGTGGCGCCAATACGGTGATCGCAAGCGGGCGCGAAGCGGATGTGTTGTCGCGGCTGGCCTCGGGCGAGGCGATCGGCACGCAGTTGATCGCGCGCACGGCGCGGATGGCGGCGCGCAAGCAATGGATGGCGGATCACTTGCAGGTGCGCGGGCATGTGGTGATCGACGACGGCGCCGTCGAAAAACTGACCGAAGGCGGCAAGAGCCTGCTGCCTATCGGTATCGTCGGCGTTCAGGGTGCGTTTGCGCGCGGTGAAGTGATCGCTTGTCTGAGCGCCGCAGGGCGCGAAGTGGCGCGCGGCCTGACGAACTACAGCAGCGCGGAAACCAAGCTGATTCAGCGGCGCCCAAGTGGCGAGATTGAATCGGTGCTTGGCTATATGCTCGAACCGGAGCTGATTCACCGCGACAACCTGGTGCTGATCTAA
- the cgtA gene encoding Obg family GTPase CgtA has product MKFIDEARIEVIAGDGGDGSASMRREKFVPFGGPDGGDGGRGGSVIAVADRNINTLIDYRYAKKHLARNGENGRGADCYGKGGDDITLRMPVGTTITDMETGELIADLTEHNQSVQIAQGGAGGLGNLHFKSSTNRAPRQKTDGKPGERRMVRLELKVLADVGLLGMPNAGKSTFISSVSNARPKIADYPFTTLAPNLGVVRVGPSRSFVIADIPGLIEGAAEGAGLGHQFLRHLQRTGLLLHIVDLAPFDDAVDPVAEAKAIVNELRKYDELLYEKPRWLVLNKLDMVPEDEREARVSAFLEGYGWDGPVFEISALTGQGCENLCYAVFDHIAAHSDAQRAAEAEDLAADVRFREKPEAPAAADDVGIDPQA; this is encoded by the coding sequence ATGAAGTTCATTGACGAAGCGAGGATTGAAGTCATCGCCGGCGACGGAGGGGATGGCAGCGCGTCGATGCGCCGCGAGAAATTCGTTCCGTTCGGCGGCCCGGATGGCGGCGACGGCGGCCGGGGCGGCAGCGTGATCGCGGTCGCGGACCGCAACATCAATACGCTGATCGACTACCGCTATGCGAAGAAACACCTGGCGCGCAACGGCGAAAACGGCCGCGGCGCGGACTGCTACGGCAAGGGCGGCGACGACATCACGTTGCGCATGCCGGTCGGCACCACCATCACCGACATGGAGACCGGCGAACTGATCGCCGATCTGACCGAGCACAACCAGAGCGTGCAGATCGCTCAGGGCGGCGCGGGCGGTCTCGGTAACCTGCATTTCAAATCCAGTACGAACCGCGCGCCGCGTCAGAAAACGGACGGCAAACCGGGCGAGCGCCGCATGGTGCGCCTCGAGCTGAAGGTGCTGGCGGACGTCGGTCTGCTCGGCATGCCGAACGCCGGCAAATCGACCTTCATCTCGTCGGTATCGAACGCGAGGCCGAAGATCGCCGACTACCCGTTCACGACGCTTGCGCCGAATCTCGGTGTGGTGCGCGTCGGGCCGAGCCGCAGCTTCGTGATCGCCGACATTCCTGGCTTGATTGAAGGCGCAGCGGAAGGCGCGGGCCTTGGCCACCAGTTCCTGCGTCACTTGCAGCGCACGGGCTTGTTGCTGCATATCGTCGACCTCGCACCGTTCGACGATGCGGTCGATCCGGTCGCGGAAGCCAAGGCGATCGTCAACGAACTGCGCAAGTACGACGAGCTGTTGTATGAAAAGCCGCGCTGGCTGGTGCTGAACAAGTTGGACATGGTGCCCGAAGACGAGCGCGAAGCGCGTGTCTCGGCGTTCCTCGAAGGCTACGGCTGGGACGGTCCGGTGTTCGAAATCTCGGCGCTGACTGGCCAAGGCTGCGAAAACCTCTGCTACGCGGTGTTCGACCACATCGCCGCGCATTCGGATGCACAGCGCGCAGCGGAAGCCGAAGATCTCGCGGCGGACGTGCGTTTTCGAGAGAAGCCGGAAGCCCCGGCCGCCGCGGACGACGTCGGCATCGACCCGCAGGCATAA
- the rpmA gene encoding 50S ribosomal protein L27, with protein sequence MAHKKAGGSSRNGRDSESKRLGVKVYGGQAINAGGIIVRQRGTRMHPGENVGIGKDHTLFALTDGHVNFSTKGAAKKHMVNVVPAAV encoded by the coding sequence ATGGCACACAAAAAGGCAGGCGGATCATCCCGCAACGGCCGCGACTCCGAATCGAAGCGCCTTGGCGTGAAGGTTTACGGCGGTCAGGCTATCAACGCTGGCGGCATCATCGTTCGTCAACGTGGCACGCGTATGCACCCGGGCGAAAACGTTGGCATCGGCAAGGATCACACCTTGTTCGCGCTGACGGACGGCCACGTCAATTTCTCGACGAAGGGCGCAGCGAAGAAGCACATGGTCAACGTCGTCCCGGCAGCAGTCTGA
- the rplU gene encoding 50S ribosomal protein L21 — protein sequence MYAVIKTGGKQYKVAVGEKLKVEQIPADIDAEITLDQVLAVGEGESIKFGAPLVSGASVKATVVSQGRHKKVTIFKMRRRKHYQKHGGHRQNYTELRIDAINA from the coding sequence ATGTACGCGGTCATAAAAACCGGTGGCAAGCAGTATAAAGTTGCCGTCGGCGAAAAACTTAAAGTAGAACAGATACCGGCAGACATTGACGCTGAAATCACGCTCGACCAGGTTCTCGCAGTGGGCGAAGGCGAATCGATTAAGTTCGGTGCGCCGCTGGTCAGTGGGGCTTCCGTCAAGGCTACCGTCGTGTCGCAAGGTCGTCACAAGAAAGTGACCATCTTTAAAATGCGTCGCCGGAAGCACTACCAGAAGCATGGCGGCCACCGCCAGAACTATACCGAACTGCGCATCGACGCGATCAACGCGTAA
- a CDS encoding polyprenyl synthetase family protein, producing MSSTATPSSNAASLLAPIAEDMQQVNRVIRHRLASDVMLINQISEYIISAGGKRLRPALLLLVAGALGETTGHRHELAAVVEFIHTATLLHDDVVDESDLRRGRQTANALFGNAASVLVGDFLYSRSFQMMVGVGKMRVMEILSEATNIISEGEVLQLLNMHDADVDEARYMQVIRYKTAKLFEAAAQLGAVLAGSDAKTEAAAAEFGRRIGTAFQIMDDWLDYTGTAESMGKNAGDDLREGKPTLPLIYLIERGTPEQSALAREVIEQGGTDRFDTIFEAITRSGALDHTLECAKQEAQAAAAAISSFPDSIFKESLLELCSYSTARQS from the coding sequence ATGTCGTCGACTGCCACCCCCTCCTCCAACGCCGCCAGCCTGCTCGCTCCGATCGCCGAAGACATGCAGCAGGTCAATCGCGTCATACGGCACCGTCTTGCGTCCGACGTGATGCTGATCAATCAGATTTCCGAGTACATCATCAGCGCCGGCGGCAAGCGGCTGCGGCCCGCGCTGCTGCTGCTGGTGGCGGGCGCCCTGGGCGAAACCACGGGGCACCGGCATGAACTGGCCGCGGTCGTCGAATTCATCCATACGGCCACGCTGCTGCACGACGACGTGGTCGACGAATCCGACCTGCGGCGCGGCCGCCAGACCGCCAACGCGCTGTTCGGCAACGCCGCGAGCGTGCTGGTGGGCGACTTCCTGTACTCACGCTCGTTCCAGATGATGGTCGGCGTGGGCAAGATGCGCGTAATGGAGATTCTGTCGGAGGCGACCAACATCATCTCCGAGGGCGAAGTGCTGCAGCTCCTGAACATGCACGACGCCGACGTGGACGAAGCCCGCTACATGCAGGTGATCCGCTACAAGACCGCCAAGCTGTTCGAAGCAGCCGCCCAATTGGGCGCGGTGCTGGCCGGCTCGGACGCGAAAACGGAAGCCGCCGCGGCCGAATTCGGCCGGCGCATCGGCACCGCGTTCCAGATCATGGACGACTGGCTCGACTACACGGGCACGGCCGAATCGATGGGCAAGAACGCCGGCGACGACCTTCGCGAAGGCAAACCCACCCTTCCGCTGATCTATCTGATTGAACGCGGCACGCCGGAGCAGTCGGCGCTCGCGCGGGAAGTGATCGAGCAAGGCGGCACGGACCGTTTCGACACCATTTTCGAGGCGATCACGCGCTCCGGCGCGCTGGATCACACGCTCGAATGCGCGAAACAGGAAGCACAGGCCGCCGCAGCAGCAATTTCTTCATTTCCCGATTCCATTTTTAAAGAGAGCCTGCTAGAATTATGTTCTTACTCGACGGCAAGGCAGTCTTGA